GAATTATATGCCGGTCACTACATGGTGGAAGGCCTTTACTATCATCATGAGAAAAAATATACGGACGCCATCCGCTGCTTTGATAGAGGGATCGCTGCTGCCAAGGGCCCCAATAAAGTGTATGCCATCCAGGAGTTACAGTTCTATAAGGTCAAATCCCTGTTAGCCGCTAAAATATATGCGCCTGCTAAAGAGATCCTGCTGGAGCTGATGAAGGATGAAGATGTAATGGCACTAAACAGCAGCCGCCTGGAGATCTACGAAGGGCTGGCAGAAAGTTACGCCGGACTGGGAGATATGAAGCCTGCCTATGAATGGCTGAAACAGTCAAGACACCTCAGCGACAGTCTGCATGAAAGCGATGTCGCTAACGATATTAACGCACTGGAAATAAAGTACCAGCGCGCCGAGAGCCAGAAACAGATCATTGCGCTCAAAGGTAAGACCGAACAGGCAGCACTGGCTGCCAGGAACAGCCGGTTATACAGCTGGTTGTTTGCACTCGTCAGCCTGTTCCTGCTCATTGTCGCCACCTTTGCCTTGCTCTACTACCGAAGTAACAGGAAGCTGCTGAAACAGAAGGAGCTGAACCATCAGCAGCAACTAACAGAGATAGAACAGCAACAGCGACTGAAGTTCGGACAGGCCGTATTACAGGGAGAAGAACAGGAACGTCACAGATTGGCACGTGATCTGCATGATGGGCTTGGTGGTATGCTGGCTGCTGTGAAGCTGAACCTGTCCGGACAGCTGTCCGGGGCTGCCGATCAGCGGACGGAATTAGGAAAGATCATCTCACAGGTGGATAGTTCTGTCACTGAGTTACGCCGTATCGCGCATAATATGATGCCGGTCAATCTGTTGAAGTTCGGTTTGGAAACAGCCCTGCGGGATCTGTGTGAATCGATGATGACAGACCAGCTGCATATTGATTTTCAGGCATACGGAATCGGCCACATCTCCGAAGAGAAGCAGATCCACATCTACCGTATCGTGCAGGAAATGTTGTCGAATGCCATCAGACATGCCGATGCCTCAAACATTATCCTGCAATGTAGCCAGGACGGACATATGTTCCTGATCACACTCGAAGATGATGGAAAGGGGTTTGACACAGCGATGAACACAAAAGGAATAGGATTGAGCAATATGAAGAACAGGGTAGGTTTTCTCAATGGTGTCATTGATATCACCTCTGTTATCAATGGCGGAACAACAATAAACATTGAACTGAATGTCGGATAAGAGCGCCTCACTGGCTATTGTAGACGATCACCTGATCGTACTGGAGGGATTGCAGCAACTGCTGCTGGGCGCAGCTGAAATTACAATTGCGGGCTGCTTTACAACAGGTCATTCATTTTTGTCGTTGCTAAAGCAGCAGTCTGTTGACATCGTACTGCTTGATATCAGTCTGCCTGATATCAGTGGTATTGACCTGTGTCTGGAAATAAAGAGACAATCTCCCGCTACTATCGTACTGGCATTAAGCAACCATAGCGAACGCAGTATGGTATTGCAGATGTTGCAGCAGGGCGCTTCCGGTTACCTGCTGAAGAATATTGCAGGCGATGAGCTGATCGTCTGTATACAGGAGGCCCTGCGCGGACAGATCACTTTCAGTCAGGCGGTAAAAGAGATCATGTCCCGGCCGTCAGTGACCGAATTAAAAGGAATACCCCGGCTGACAAGAAGAGAAAAAGAAATACTGCAACTGATCGCCGAAGGTCAAACCACACCGGATATAGCAGCTACACTGCATTTAAGTCCGCTGACTGTTGAAACACATCGTAAAAGCCTGTTGCAGAAGTTTGAAGTGAAGAACGTTGCACTACTCATCAGGACTGCCGTTGAGCACAAGCTATTATAAATTACAGGTCCCAGCCCTTTTTACGCAGGAAAGCGCTGCATCTGGTGCAGAAACCTGTTTCCTCCGCGGTAGGGTCTCCACCTTTGGCATCCCGCATATAACAGGTAGCCACCGGACAATGCGAGAGTCCCATGTTATGTCCCAGTTCATGAATGACAAGTTTAAAAAAATGCTGTTTGTTCTTTAGCCGGTAGCTGGAAATAATACAGGCCTTCCCCGGACAATAGCCCAGTCCCATCACACCATAATCACTAAACATGCCCTTACTGGTACTGATATCCTGCATGGTGATGCCTACATATATTTCATTGGGCTTAGCCATCCGGTTCATCCAGGCGATCAGCGAGTCTGCCCTGTTCCTGTTACGTGGTTCGTAGTAGGTAAATGCCGGCATATCCTGTGCAGGCAGTACTGTCGTCTTAGGATAGATCTTACGGATGCCCTCGTAGGCCTGTCTGATCTGCACATCTTTGACCCTGCCAAGTGGCAGTATTAACACGTGCCTGGTCGCTGTTTCCGACTGACGGGCCACATGCTCACACGCTGTGAGCAGTATACACAGTAACAGCCAGCTATATCTGCCCTTCATGTTCCGCTCTCGTTTTGATGATCTGTAGAATATTGTTCTGGATGTCTTTCATGATCAAGCCTGCCCACCAGCTGGCATAGAAGTTAAAGGACGTGGTGAGTTTAAAATGACTGTACAGGTGTAGTCTGTAGGTATCATTATCGAGCTGCTGTAGTTCATAGGTACCATTGAGCACATCGAAATAATCACCGCCGATCACGACATGTTCGTCCATAGCGGCAGAAGGAATATCAAATGGATTGGCCCTGATAGTGAACGTCATTTTACGTTCATGATCATAGTCAATGACTGTTTCATCAAAGACAAGCCCTTTGTCGAAGATTGCTTTTCTGTAGCCCCCCAGCCCTTCATAGTTCAGTTCTGCTTTTATCGGACGGGGAAAACCGAGTGTCCGGGTTGGCCAGCCCTTATCCTGCTCGGCACTGATCTCACTTACCCTGGTCACATGGCTCCAGATCTGTTCTTTCGAAGCATGAATATCGATGGAGGTATATGCTTTATACCTTCCGGGTATCTGCGCCAGCTGCTGTTCCAGTGGTGATAATATCAATGGCAGTAATACGATCAGAGAGATATGCAGTGTTTTACCATTCTCCCTGTTGATCTTTGTACGTGCGCCAATTATACCACCAAGAGAAGCCGCCAGCATGAACAGCGGGAGCGCCATCAGCCAGCAGGCCAGTCCTTCAATGCTAAATAACAGGGTAATGGCCAGGAAGAGAAATACAGGTATCCAGGGGATGAGAATACAATACCAGTTCTTTTTTACCATTTCGATGCTGGAAAAGTAAATCAGTAACGCGCCCATGGCAAATGGCATAAAGAAAAGGAAGCCAATGGTCATAACACCGAAAAGGCCCCATAGACCATCTATGCCAAATAATAACCGCACAAATAAGGCGAATACAAGGGGGATAAGCATTGCAGGCAATAGCTTCTTCAGTATAGGTGACATTGGTAAGGGATAATTACCGCAAAGATAGATAAAACGACCCCGGCAAATAAATTTATTTGACCAGGCAACCCTTTCTAAGTAAACTGCATTTATAGTAGCATAAACCCGTTATCACCTTGGCGATACCATTATGGATAAAAGAAGCTAAAAAAGGCAGCGCTGCCGCCCAGAAATGCCTGTTTGATGCATTGTCAGACAGGATGCTGATGGTATGCCGCCGGTATGTCAGGAATGAGCAGGATGCAGAGGAGTTGTTACTGGACGGGTTTTACAAATTCTATGCTGCACTACCCGGATTGCAGTACCAGGGAGAAGCAGCCTTATATACCTGGCTGAAAAAGGTCATGATCAATGAGTGTCTGATGTTCCTGCGGAAGAAAAATTCCTTCGTGATCGTCTCCGAAGTGGCGGACACGGTCGTCCTGGAAGAAGATGTACTGAACAGCCTCTCTGCCGCCGAGATCTTCAATCTGGTGATACAGTTGCCCGCCGGTTACAGAACGGTTTTTAACCTGTATGTGATTGAAGGCATGAATCATGGTGAAATAGCCGCCCTGCTGGGCATCTCGGAAGGTACTTCCAAGTCACAGCTGAGCAAGGCGAAATCGTTATTGCAAAAAATGCTTACGCAGCAAAATATTGAATATGTCAAACGAAGAACGCAGCAATAGTCTCATGGACAAACTGGATGGACTGAGCAGTCTGCCGGGAGAAGCGTCTTTCAACAAAGCCGCCGCCTGGGACCGGCTGCAACTCCGGATGGCCCCACAGCCATCGAAGAAAAGAGTGGGATGGTACTGGTGGGCTGCTGCCGCCTGCATCCTGCTGGTAGCACTGTTGCCTTTCCTGCCAAAGGAAAAGGAAACAGCCGTTATACCATCTTTACCACTGACGCAGCAACCCGCTACGGCTACGCCGTCTGTTGTGGCGATACCTGTAAAGAAGGACATCCCGGTGAAGCAAAAGACGATCGCTACCAGCGTGCGTAAGCCGCTCCGCCACCTGGCAGATACGCCTGTCGCCTCTACAGCCGGTGTTGCGTGTACGATAGAGCTGCCATTACCCGGCGCACCTTTAGTGGCTACCGTGCCTCCGGTTGCCACACCCGCTCCCCGTCAGATGCGTGTCGTACACATTAACGATGTCGGTGGTGATGTCATTGGCAATACTTATATCTATCCTGAACATAAACAATTTAAAGTCGCTATCAGCGGGCCGGCAGGCTTTGCCAGTCAGGTTGTAGCTGACCGGTCTTCCAACACGGGTAACCCACCCAAAAACTAGATAACAACATGAAAGGAAAAATGTACTTACTGATGCTCCTGACGGGCATCACCGGGATGCTGCATGCCCAGGAACGACCAGCTTCCAATGAAGACAGGATCTTTGATGTACCGCAACAGGAGATCAACAAACGTTTCCTGATCTCACTGGACAAAGGTGGTAAAATGCAGGTGGAACTAGTGGATATGAAGGACCTCGCACGTATCGGTAATATCGATTCCCTGCTGAGAATATTCCTCAAAGACCTCGCGCCATTAAAAGATTCGCTGACAGATGAACTGTCTGTCAAACGTATCGACTATGTCATGGAGCCTCCTGTGGCCAAGAAGATCCGCTTCCGGCAGTTCAGGCCCGCTGCTACCAGTTACCTCGTACAGCAGGGAGATATCGCCGCATTAAAACTGGAACAGGATACAGTACACTTTATTGGTATGGTGCCAGTGCCGGGAAAGAAGGAAGTACACCGTTTCAGGATCAGCTTTTTTGTGAACCAGCTGCAGGACCTGTCGGTTTATGCGGATGGTCGCCTGCAGGCAAAACTTGTCAGTCTGAGAGACAACGTACACTCCGACTGGGTGAAGGACGATAAGGGTATGATGCATATCCGGAAGGATTATATGATCTCTGCCCGTGTCACCGGTGGCGGTGTAAATGGTCACGGTGATTACCTGTCGTTCAATGGTGCCGTTAATATCCAGAACTATAAAAATTATTTTGTGCCATCCTTCACCCTCGGAGCAACTGCCGTCGTAGGCACAACACTGGGTAGCGGTCGCAGGGTACATGAATTTGGTGCGTACTGGGAGCCTAACTTCTTCTTTGGTAAGGATGCTGCCGGTAAGCTGAAAACCTACCGGAATGACTTTATCACGCTGGTCTATGGTGTCGGCCCCGCTAAGAGAGACCAGGAAAAGAAAGAACCGTACCTCCAGTTTGTGACCTCTGTGAGTTATCTCATACACCGCAGTGGCGACTATATTGAGAAGAATACTTTTCGTGTAGGCATCGGACGTATGTCC
The DNA window shown above is from Chitinophaga agri and carries:
- a CDS encoding tetratricopeptide repeat-containing sensor histidine kinase, producing the protein MIRICTLIIFIITIAISVDSKAQMSLDQQRYFDSLNTILKGPGPDSLKARAYYAMVIYWVPRDTSKAKQCIEDGRRLSKGSTFLNGVAYANEGYLYYGTDIDRSEAAFRKADSLLSTFNNQDAYQIRANVAINYAVIQQRRDDDRAYIDIMLNKAIPLASKAGDSGILAFQYVGVGLAFMNLEQYDKAEIYLNDAIRIYKAIHASAHRLVAAYNRAGENYICLKKYDEAKRTVDEVKPLLAPYPESELYAGHYMVEGLYYHHEKKYTDAIRCFDRGIAAAKGPNKVYAIQELQFYKVKSLLAAKIYAPAKEILLELMKDEDVMALNSSRLEIYEGLAESYAGLGDMKPAYEWLKQSRHLSDSLHESDVANDINALEIKYQRAESQKQIIALKGKTEQAALAARNSRLYSWLFALVSLFLLIVATFALLYYRSNRKLLKQKELNHQQQLTEIEQQQRLKFGQAVLQGEEQERHRLARDLHDGLGGMLAAVKLNLSGQLSGAADQRTELGKIISQVDSSVTELRRIAHNMMPVNLLKFGLETALRDLCESMMTDQLHIDFQAYGIGHISEEKQIHIYRIVQEMLSNAIRHADASNIILQCSQDGHMFLITLEDDGKGFDTAMNTKGIGLSNMKNRVGFLNGVIDITSVINGGTTINIELNVG
- a CDS encoding SRPBCC family protein — protein: MSPILKKLLPAMLIPLVFALFVRLLFGIDGLWGLFGVMTIGFLFFMPFAMGALLIYFSSIEMVKKNWYCILIPWIPVFLFLAITLLFSIEGLACWLMALPLFMLAASLGGIIGARTKINRENGKTLHISLIVLLPLILSPLEQQLAQIPGRYKAYTSIDIHASKEQIWSHVTRVSEISAEQDKGWPTRTLGFPRPIKAELNYEGLGGYRKAIFDKGLVFDETVIDYDHERKMTFTIRANPFDIPSAAMDEHVVIGGDYFDVLNGTYELQQLDNDTYRLHLYSHFKLTTSFNFYASWWAGLIMKDIQNNILQIIKTRAEHEGQI
- a CDS encoding Zn-dependent protease — encoded protein: MKGRYSWLLLCILLTACEHVARQSETATRHVLILPLGRVKDVQIRQAYEGIRKIYPKTTVLPAQDMPAFTYYEPRNRNRADSLIAWMNRMAKPNEIYVGITMQDISTSKGMFSDYGVMGLGYCPGKACIISSYRLKNKQHFFKLVIHELGHNMGLSHCPVATCYMRDAKGGDPTAEETGFCTRCSAFLRKKGWDL
- a CDS encoding RNA polymerase sigma factor yields the protein MAIPLWIKEAKKGSAAAQKCLFDALSDRMLMVCRRYVRNEQDAEELLLDGFYKFYAALPGLQYQGEAALYTWLKKVMINECLMFLRKKNSFVIVSEVADTVVLEEDVLNSLSAAEIFNLVIQLPAGYRTVFNLYVIEGMNHGEIAALLGISEGTSKSQLSKAKSLLQKMLTQQNIEYVKRRTQQ
- a CDS encoding response regulator transcription factor, whose product is MSDKSASLAIVDDHLIVLEGLQQLLLGAAEITIAGCFTTGHSFLSLLKQQSVDIVLLDISLPDISGIDLCLEIKRQSPATIVLALSNHSERSMVLQMLQQGASGYLLKNIAGDELIVCIQEALRGQITFSQAVKEIMSRPSVTELKGIPRLTRREKEILQLIAEGQTTPDIAATLHLSPLTVETHRKSLLQKFEVKNVALLIRTAVEHKLL